The DNA segment GCTCGCACCGACTTCGGTGCGCCGATCCGCTCCGCGATGTCTGTGTAGCTCGCCGTCTTCCCCGCCGGAATCTCCCGCAGCGCCTGCCACACGCGCTGCTGGAACGCCGTGCCCCGGATGTCCAGCGGCAGGTCCAGTCCCACGCCCGGCGCCTCCACGAAGCCCACGACCTTCGCCACCAGTTGCTCGAACTGCGCATCCCCTCCCACCAGCGTTGCCTGCGGGAAGCGGTCCTGGAGGTCCTTCGCCAGCGCGTCCGGATCATCCCCCATCAGGATGGCGCACACGCCGCGGTCGCTCGTGGCCACGAGGATGGGGCCCAGCGAGCACTCCGCGATGGCGAAGCGGATCTCCGTGTTCGCGCCCCCGGCTCGGAAGTTCGTTGGCGTCATGCCCAGGACCTGGCTGGAGGTCGCGTAGAAGCGGCCGCTGGAGTTGAACCCCGCGTCGTAGATGGCCTCGGTCACGGAGCCTCGCTTCGTCAGGCCTTCGCGGATCCGCTCCGCCCGCTGCGCCGCCGCGTAGCCCTTGGGCGTCAGCCCCGTCACGGCCTTGAACACGCGGTGCAGGTGATAGGGAGACAGCCCCGCGCGCTCCGCCAGTTGCTCCAGGCTCGGCATCTCCTCGGACGCCTGGATGAAGCGGCACAGCTCGGCCACCCGGTCCGCGTGCTTCACGGCGAGCGAGGGCTCCCCCGGCTTGCAGCGCCTGCACGCGCGAAACCCCGCCTGCTCCGCCGCCGCCACTGACGCGTGGAACCCCACGTTCTCCGGCCGCGGCGTCCTCGCGCCACACGACGGACGGCAGTACACGCCCGTCGTCCTGACGGAATAGAAGAAGCGCCCATCCGCCGCCGCATCCCGCGCGACGACCGCCGCCCAGCGTGGGTCGCCCACCGTCGCCGCCGCGAGGGCCTCCGTCTTCGTCGCCATGCTCCGCCTCCCTTCGATGACCACGAGGGGAAACCTAACCCCCAGCGTCCAGGCCAGCACTCCGCGCCTTGCGGTCGAATTCGGGCCCCGCGCCCCGGACAGACCTCCCGGAGCGCGGGAAGGGCACCGCCGCTACCCGCAGGCGTCCACGAGCCGGCGCTCCGGCCGCCGCTCCCAGCCGCGCCCGTGGAAGGCCGCGCCCACCACCAGCGGCATCGTCACCGTGGCCTCTCCGTACACCATCTGCTCGTGCACGGTGGACACCTTGCCCCAGCTGCTGGCCTCGCGCAGCGTGGAGCCGGAAAGCGCGCCGTCACGCTCGTCCGCCACCGTGAGCTGCACCGCGTACTTGTGCATGGCCACCGGCTGCTCCACGAAGTCCGCCGCCACCACGATGTCCTGGGCGAAGTTCTTCGGCACGCCGCCGCCCACCATGAACAACCCCGAGTCCTCCATCCGCAGCCGGCACTTCGTCAGCTCCAGGAAGTCCCTCGCGCTGTCGATGGACACCTGCGGCCTGCCCGCGCGGTGCCACTGGTGGTGCACCAGCCCGAAGCCCGCCGAGCAGTCGCTGAACGCCGGGACGAAGATGGGCACGCCCACCTCATGCGCCGCCAGCACCACGCTGTCGCGCGTCCTGCCGTGCTTCACCAGGTAGCGGCCCATCTCCCCGATGAACTCGCGCGACGAGTACGGGCGCGGCTCCAGCTCCGCCGCGATGCGCGCGATGGTGGCGTCGCACTCGCGCAGCTCGTCCTCGTCGATGTACGTGTCGTAGATGCGGTCGATGTGCAGCTCGCGCAGCGCATTGTCGTCCGCGTCCGCGCGGCCCTTGTAGTGGCGGAAGCCCAGGGCCTCGAAGAAGTCCTGGTCCACGATGAGCGCCCCGGTGGAGACGATGGCGTCCACCATCCGGTGACGCACCATGTCCACCACCACCTGCTTCAGGCCGGCGGAGAACAGGCTGCCGGCGAGGCAGAGGATGACCCCGCACTTCTCGTCACGGAGCATGGCGTCATAGAGCCCCGCGGCGCGGCTCAGGTTGCGCGCCTGGAACGCCATGTGCCCCATGGCCTCCACGAGGGGCCGTACGTCCAACGCCTTGATGTCGATGTGCTGGATGGGAGCGCGAAGCAGCCCGGTCTTGCTGAGTGTGTCTGTCACGGCGGGTGTACCCCGACGGCCGTTGATGGAGGTCGGGAGGCCCTGGGCCGACAACAAGCGCCACCCGAGACGTCCTACGGTCCGGCCTCGGGAGAGGGGGGACCGCCATCGGAGACGTCAGGTGGCGTGCGACCCGTGCTCCCTAACACGCCAGCCGGGCGGGTGCGAGCAATGTCTGGCAGCACGCCTGCGTATGACGTGACAGGATGCCGCACCCATTCCTCCATCCCATGAGCAAGCCATGTCCCACCTGCGTCTGATGTGGAAGCGCTCCCGTCTGCTCTGGCCCACGCTGGCCGCCTGCGCCGCGGCGCCCGCCTGGGCCGCTCCCGCGCCCATCGCCGTCCCCAACGCCGGCTTCGAAACCGCCGCCGCCACCGGCCTGCCCCAGGGCTGGACCGCCTCCGGCCAGGGCAAGGTGTCCGCCCGCGGCGACGCGAAGGCGGAGGGCAGCCGAAGCCTTGTCATTGAAAACCCCCAGGGCGGCGCGGAGACCACCGTCGTCTCCGAGCCCGTGAAGCTCCAGGTGGGCCGCCTCTACCGGCTCTCCGCCTGGGTGCGCACGAAGGGCGTGCAGGCGGATGCGCAGGCCCGCTACCCCACGGCGCTGGGCGCGTGTCTGTCCATGCAGAGCTTCCCCTTCACCAACTGCTCGCCGCCGCAGGGCGCGGACCAGAGCGGCCGGGTGCAGGTGCTGTTCTTCGCCACCACGTCCAATGATCGCGTGCGCGCGCACCTGGGCCACAACGGCAAGGCCACCGGCACCGCGTGGTTCGACGACGTGAAGCTGGAAGAGGTGGACGACGTCACCGCGTACGTCCCCATGGAGAGCGTGCGCTGGGCCGGCAAGGGCTTCCGCTACGACGACGGCGGCTGGGTGTACGTGCACATCGAGGGCGAGCCCTACGAGCGCGGCCGGCAGTACGGCGAGCTCGTGTCGCAGGAGATCGTCCGCTACATCGAGAAGCTGGGCATCCAGAAGGACAAGACGGACGCCGCGAAGGGCTGGGCGCAGGTGCGCCTGCTCGCGGATTCGCTGTTCCTGCGCCGCTTCGAGCCCGAGTACCTGGAGGAGATGAAGGGCATCGCCGACGGCGCCAACGTGGGCGGCGCGAAGTTCAAGGGCCCGGACGGCAAGGAGCGCGACCTGGACGTGCTGGACGTCGTCGCCATCAACTCCGCCGTGGACCTGGGCCAACTGGAGGACGCCAACCGCGTCACCGCGTCACCGCTCTCCGGCCGCACCTTCCTCAAGGGCGAGGACGAGAACGGCCGGGCGGGGGAGGGCGACCACTGCTCGTCGTTCGTGGCCACGAAGTCCGCGACGAAGGACGGCCGCGTCGTCATGGGGCAGATCTTCATGTGGAACGGCTACACCGGCGTCCACTGGGACGTGGTGCTGGACGTGCAGCCCACCAAGGGCCACCGCTTCGTGATGCAGACCTTCCCGGGCGGCATCCACAGCGGCTCCGACTGGATGCTCAACGACGCGGGCATCGTCATCGGTGAGACGACGGTGGGCCAGACGCCCTTCAACATCGACGGCACGCCGCAGAGCAACCGCATCCGCAAGGCCGTGCAGTACGCGAACTCCATCGACGACGTGGAGCGCATCCTCAAGGACCGCAACAACGGCCTCTACACCAACGACTGGACGCTCGCGGACACCAAGACGGACGAGGGCGCGTGCCTCCTCCTGGGCACCGCGAAGACGCGCCTGTGGCGCACCGGCAGCAAGGGCAAGGCCTCCGACACGCCCGGAAACCTCAAGGACTTCATCTGGGCCAACAACAACAACCGCGACCCGGAGGTCCGCAAGGAGTCCGTGCCCAACGCGAGCAACGCCCCGGTGGACCTGGCCTTCAACACCTGGAACCGCGACATCGCCTTCCAGGAGTACTACGCGAAGTACGGCAAGGGCGGCTTCGACGTGGACAGCGCCACGCGGATGATGGCCTCCAGCCCCATCAACCGCCCGCACGCGTGTGACGGCAAGGTCACCACGTCGGAGATGGCGGAGAAGCTGATGTTCCTCGCCCACTACGGCAAGACGACGCTGCGCGAGAAGATGGTGGGCAGCCGGTGGATCCCGGACCTGCCCGGCGCCACGCCGCACCTGTCCCTGGGCTACACCGCGTTCAGCCCCGTCTACGTGGCGGATCAGCTCAAGGCCGCCAAGGCGAAGCAGAAGCCGGAGCCCAAGGCGGACGCGAAGCCCAAGCGCGACTTCGCCCGCGTGAAGGACGCGCTGTCCTTCGACGAAAAGAAGCTCTGGTCCAACACGGTGTTCCCCGCGACGGACGCGGACAACTGGTTCGGCAGCGGCTCCGCCGCGTACTGGACCCAGCTCAAGGACCTGCCGGAAGGCGATGACCTGTCCAAGGCCTTCGACACCCAGCGCGACGCGCTCGCGGAGCTCAACGCCCGCTACCTGTACGTCACGGCCCGCGAGGGCGACGTGGTGCCCAACGCGGCGCGCACGGACTACGGCCGCTACGGCCAGTACGCGGTGCCGCGCATCAAGGGCACGTACCTCCTGCACCAACTGCGGCTGACCCTGGGCAACGCGAAGTTCGCCAAGGTGATGGGCGCGGTGCACGGCAAGTTCGCCAACAAGAAGCTCAGCACGCAGGACTTCATCCGCACCGCCTCCGAGGCCGCGGGCCAGGACGTGGGGCCGCTCGTGAAGCAGTGGGTGGAGCGCGGAGGGCTGCCCGCGCCGCGCCTCACCACGCGCGCCCAGAAGGCGAAGGAGGGCTACGAAGTCACGCTGAAGGTGGACCAGTCCGGGACGCCCTGGCGCTTCGCCACGCTGGTGGAGGTGCAGACGGAGAAGGGCAGCGTGCTGGAGCGCGTGGAGGTGAAGGGCGGCAGTGACACCTTCACCGTGAAGGTCGCGGACCGGCCGGTGCGCGTGGTGTTCAACGTGGGCAACGACATCCCCGTGGCCCGCGAGCGCTACCAGACCCTGGCCAACACGCTGGATGACTGGGAGAAGCTCCTCTTCGTCTACGGCTCCGCGCACCAGGTGGAGTCCATGCGCACGCTTGCGACGAACTACCGCGAGCAGCTGGCGGACGCGTCCCCGGAGAAGCTGGCCCCGCTCAAGCCGGACGCGGAGGTGACGGACGCGGAGCTGGCGGACCGCGACCTCGTCGTCTTCGGCGGCCTGGAGGACAACGGGCTTCTGGCGCGCCTGGCGGCGGAGAAGAAGCTGCCGGTGGAGCTGGGCCGGCGCTACTTCCGGTGGCAGGGCAAGACGTACGGCCGCGCGGATGACGGCCTGGCCATGGCGCTGCCCAACCCCTGGAACCCGAAGCGGACGCTGTACCTCTTCGTCGCCAACAGCGGCCTGGAGCTGTGGCACATGACGCGCTCGTTCCAGCGCGGCCTCCAGAGCTGGGCCCTGTTCCGCGCGGGCGAGGTCAGCGGCAAGGGCTTCCACGCGGCGGACGGCTTCACGCAGGAGCTGTCCGTGGACCTGCCCGCTCCCAAGCTGGGCATGCTCACGCCCTGAACGACCGCACCGGCACCGCGCGGAAAGCAGCAGTCCTTCCGCGCGGTGGAGGTGGCCGCGGCGTCAGGGCATTTGTGCGGGGCCGTGGTGCTTCGGGACCAGCCGGGCCGCGAGGTCCATGGCCAGGGCCACCATGGTCATGGTCGGGTTCCACGAGCCGCCCTGGGGCCAGAGGGCGCCTCCCGTGACGTAGACGTTCTTCGTGCCCCGCAGCAGGTAGTCCAGGTTGACCGGCGCGCTGTCGTCCTCGCCGATGTGGAGCGTGGAGCTCTCGTGCACGAGGGCGTCCACCCGCCGCTCCTTCACGTCCGGGCGCTGGGAGGTCCAGGTCCCCACGTCGGGAGAACCGTGCCAGTACTGCACCCGGTCCGGTCCCTTCGGGCTGAGCACCCTCTCCAGGACCTCGAAGGTGCTCTGGTCCATGGCGTTCCAGGTGTGCTGGTCGGACTCGTTCACCGTCACCCGGAGCAGTGAGTTCGTCGTGGGGTTCGCGTCCGCGCCGTTCGCCCGGAACCACGTGTTCGGGTTGCGGTAGTCCAGCTCGCCGAGCACCGCGCAGACGAAGACCACGTACTCGTTGGAGGACTGGAGCTGGGCCATGGAGGCGGTGGCCACCACGTCCGGCATGTACCTCAGCGCGGTGCCTGCGTTGTGCTCGGGGGCGCGGTCCGACAGCGCGGACAGCTGGATGTGGAACTGCTGCGACCAGTCCTGCGCCTTGCCGGCGACGTAGCACGCCCCCAGCTCCAGGCTCCCGAACTCGCCCTTGGGGTCCAGGTCCGCGCGGGGCACTCGCGCGACCAGGGAGGTGATGAAGTGGGCGGAGAAGCGTTCCCCCACCCTCCTGAGCTGGGGAAAGGAATTGCGCACGAGCGTCGTCGGAGGAAGCGTGCCCATGGCCAGGATGAGCTTCGCGTCATTGAGCGGCAGCACTCCCCGCGAGGTCATCAGCGCGGTGGCCGTGCCCTCCTGTTGCACGATGCTCTCGACGATGCACTCCGTGGCGACGTCCAGCGGCGCGCCCTTGTTCTCCAGCGCCAGCTGCCGCTGGTTCATCACCAGCTCGAGGAGCGCGCCGGGCGTCGAGTACTTCTGGAAGTCGATGCCGTTGGTGTCTGGGTCCCCGGAGGCGAGCGGCGCCGGTTCGGTCCGGTAGATGGTGGGCACCTGTCCGTACCCCTGCGCCAGCAGGTTCTGGACGGTGAGCTGCAGCGCGCCGTACACGGGCCGCTGCTGCTGGATGATGCGCAACTCCTCAGGGCTCCGGTGGGCATCCACCTTGTCCGCGGGGTGCACCTGGAGCAGCGCCTCCGCGCGGGCGAAGTTCTCCTCGGCCGCCGCGATGGTGCGCCCCGGCCACCCCTGCAGCTCCTGGCCCTTGGGGCGGGGGCACCACGCGCTCCACAGCGTGGAGCGGCCTCCGAAGAAGGGCACCATGCCGTGCTGCCAGGTGACGGTGCCATCCGCGCCGCTCGCGGTGGACGCAGCCAGCGTCCACGGGAACGTCTCCGACATGCCGCCCAGCGTTCCCACGAAGGGCAGGGGCAGGTTCTGGAAGTGCTCCGGCAGGAAGAAGGGGCCTCGCTCCAGCATCAGGATGCGGCAGTGCGGGTTCTGCTCCAGCGCGCGGTGCGCCACGGCGAGCCCGCAGAAGCCCGTTCCGACAATCACCAGGTCGTACTTCTTTTCCTCCCGGGCCTCCTTCCAGCCTTCGTTGGACAGGAAGAAGACGTGGTCCATCACCCGCTGCCCCGTGGGGGACTGGGGACCGGGGGTTGGAAAGCCATGCTGGAAATTGGGCGTCGACGAAGCAGCGGACATGAGCGCTCCTTGTGGACACTCCCGTGGGGTCGGGATTGTCAGACAAAATACTCCCATCTTGGATGGCGCGTCTGTCAATGAAGACAGGGATTGAAATGACTCGCACCGCGGTCGCGGGTCTGCGTGGACCTGTCATTGCGGTCAGGCCACCTCCTGTCTGCCTGCCCACACCCTGAAAGCCCCGGCTGATTTGACTCCGGGACGGAGAGGGTTAAATCTCCCTTCAGGAAATGAATCGAGATTCAAAATCTGAGGCGCCCGTCAAACGGCTGCGCTCGCGCATGAAGGAAGCCACCGCCGACGCCATCCTGTCGGCGGCCGCGGGGGTGTTCGCCCGTGACGGCCTGCACGCGGCGAAGATGGAGTCCATCGCCGAGCAGGCAGGCGTGTCGGTGGGGACGCTCTACAACCACTTCACCGACCGCGCGGCCCTGCTGGACGCGCTGCGTGCGAAGCGCCGGCAGGTGATGCTGGAGCGGCTGGACGCGGCCCAGGCCCCCGTGGCGGCGCGGCCCGCGCGCGAGCAGCTGCGCGCCTTCGTGACCGCGGTGTTCGCCCACGCGGCCGAGCAGGACGCGTTCGTGCGGGCGCTGGTGCAGCTGCCGGAGGACCCCGCGCGCAAGAGCCGCATGATGGCGGAACTCCAGCGGCGGCTGAACGCCATCATCGACCGGGGCATCCAGGCCGGTGACATCCGCGCGGAGGGCCGCGCGTTCTACCCGGCCCTGTTGATGGGAATGGTGCGCGGCGCGCTGGACCGCCTGCGCGAGGACGACGCCGCGAGCCTTCCGGCAGCCGCCTGGGCGGAGGAGATCCTCCGCGTCTTCTTGAAGGGCATCGAGGTCGACTGACATGGCGACATCCGTCGCGACACCGGAGGTTCTGGCGCAAGCGGCGCCCAAGGCCCCCGTCAACAAATGGCTCGTCACGCTGTCGGTGACGTTCGGCACGCTGATGGGCGCCATCGACTCGTCCATCGTGAACGTGGCGCTGCCGCAGATCCGCGGCGCCGTGGGCGCCACGGTGCAGGAGATCACCTGGGCCACCACCGGCTTCGTCATCGCCACGGTGATGGTGATGCCGCTCACGGGCTTCCTGGGCCGCATGTTCGGCCAGAAGCGCGTGTACCTGTCGTGCCTGGTGCTCTTCGTGGCGGGCTCGTTCCTGTGCGGCCTCGCGTGGAACCTGCCCACGCTGGTGCTCTTCCGCTTCCTGCAGGGGCTGGGCGCGGGCGCGCTGCAACCCACCGAGCAGGCCATCCTCCGGCAGACGTTCCCGCCCAAGGAGCAGGGCACGGCGATGGCCATCTTCGGCATGGCCGTGATGGTGGGCCCGGCCATTGGCCCCACGCTGGGCGGCTACATCGTGGACAACTGGCACTGGTCCTGGATCTTCTTCATCAACGTGCCGGTGGGCATCCTGGGCTTCTTCATGGTGGCCCGCTTCGTCCAGGAGGACGAACAGCTGCGCGCCACCGCGCGCCGGGAAGCCGAGCAGCAGCGCAAGCACATGGACTGGTCCGGCATCACGCTGCTCTGCATGGGCCTGGCCACGCTCCAGTACTTCCTGGAGGAGGGACAGGCGGATGACTGGTTCGAGTCTCCCGTCATCGTCATCTGCGCGCTCCTCTCCGCCACGTGCCTCATCGCCTTCGTCATCCGCGAACTCACGGCGGTGGCGCCCGCGGTGAACCTGCGGCTGTTCAAGGACCCGGTGTTCGCGTCCGGCACGCTCCTGGGCGCGCTGGTGTTCGCGGTGCTCATGGCGAGCATGTTCCTCCTGCCGGTGTTCATGCAGGAGCTGCTGGGCTTCACCGCGACACAGTCCGGCTTCTCGCTGATGCCTCGCACGCTGGTGATGATGTTGATGATGCCCATCGTCGGGCGGCTGTACGGCAAGGTGCCGGCGCGGGTGCTGGTGGGGATTGGCATCGTGTTCGCGGGCTTCGGCGCGTACGAGATGAGCCACTTCTCGCTCGCCACCGGCTCCAGCAACATCATCGCGGCCATCGCGCTGCAGGGCGTGGGCTTCAGCATGATGTTCGTGCCGCTCAGCGCCACGGCATTGGGCAGCATCCCGCGCGAGCGGATGGCGGATGCGACGGGCCTCAACTCGCTCCTGCGTCAGATTGGCGGGTCCGTGGGTCTGGCCATCTTCACCACGCTCCTGTCTCGCTACACCGTGCTGTCCAAGGCCTCCATCGCGTCGCACCTGAACCCGGAGCGGTGGGAGGTGGCCAGCCGCATGGCCGCCACGCAGAAGGGGCTCATGCAGCACGGCCTGGACGCCGCGAGCGCCAGCATGGCCAGCCTCCAGATGATGGTGGGCAACGTGTCCCGGCAGGCCATGGTGCTCGCGTTCGACAAGCTCTTCGTGTTGGCGGCGCTGATGTTCGTGGTGGTGCTGCCGCTCATCTATTTCCTCAAGGATCCCCCGAGCGTCGGGGGCTCCCACGAGAAACCGCACATCGACGTGGAGATTTGAGACATGGCAACGACAACGACAGCTCCCCAACTCGTCCCCGAAGGGGCGCCCGCGCCCGCCGCCGCGGCACAGGCGAAGCGCGGCAAGCGGGGCTTCCTCATCCTCGGCATCGTTGTGGCCGCCATCCTGCTGGCCATCGGCGGCTTCAAGGTCGTCACGGCCGGGCAGGAGTCCACCGACGACGCGCAGGTGGAGGCGGACGTGGTGCCCCTGGCCGCGCGCGTGTCCGGCCCCGTGGTGAAGGTGGTGGTGAAGGACAACGCCACGGTGCACCAGGGCGACGTGCTCCTTCAGATCGACCCGCGTCCGTACGAGGCGCGCGTGAAGCAGGCGGAGGCCGAGCTGGAGTCCGCGCGCGCCCAGGCGGTCGCGGCGGACGCGCAGGCCACGGTGGCGGAGGCCGGTGCGAAGGGCGGCCTGTCCAGCGCGAAGGCGCTCGTGTCCACGAGCACGTCCGCGGTGAGCAGCGCCCAGGCGCAGGTGGCGGCGGCCCGCGCGGCGGTGACTCGCGCGGAGGCCCAGGCTCGCAAGGCCACGCTGGACCTGGAGCGGGCGCAGAGCCTGCGCAAGCAGAACGTGGTGGCGCAGAGCGCGCTGGACGACGCGCAGACGGCCAACGAGACGGCGCAGGCCGCGCTCGAGGGTGCCCGCGCGCAGCTCGCGCTGGCGGAAGAGGGCCGGCGGACGGCGGAGAGCAAGGTCGCGGAGGCGAAGGGGCAGCTCGACGTGAGCGCGCCCATCGACGAGAAGATCGCCGCCGCCCAGGCCAGCGCGTCGCTGGCGCACGCCCGGGTGAAGGGAGCGGAGGCCGCGCTGGAGCAGGCGAAGCTGCAACTGGAGGACACGCGGATCATCGCTCCGGCGGACGGCCAGGTGTCCAAGCTGTCCGTGCACGCGGGCCAGTTGCTCACCCCTGGCCAGGCCGTGGCGGAGCTGGTGCCGAACACGACCTACGTGGTGGCGAACTTCAAGGAGACGCAGGTGGGCCACATGCAGCCCGGCCAGCGCGTGGAGGTGGAGCTGGACGCCTTCTCCGGTGAGAAGCTGGAGGGCAAGGTGGAGAGCC comes from the Corallococcus macrosporus genome and includes:
- the ada gene encoding bifunctional DNA-binding transcriptional regulator/O6-methylguanine-DNA methyltransferase Ada, giving the protein MATKTEALAAATVGDPRWAAVVARDAAADGRFFYSVRTTGVYCRPSCGARTPRPENVGFHASVAAAEQAGFRACRRCKPGEPSLAVKHADRVAELCRFIQASEEMPSLEQLAERAGLSPYHLHRVFKAVTGLTPKGYAAAQRAERIREGLTKRGSVTEAIYDAGFNSSGRFYATSSQVLGMTPTNFRAGGANTEIRFAIAECSLGPILVATSDRGVCAILMGDDPDALAKDLQDRFPQATLVGGDAQFEQLVAKVVGFVEAPGVGLDLPLDIRGTAFQQRVWQALREIPAGKTASYTDIAERIGAPKSVRAVAQACGANALAVVIPCHRVVRNDGALSGYRWGVERKRTLLEREARR
- a CDS encoding 1,9-bis(guanidino)-5-aza-nonane synthase, whose amino-acid sequence is MTDTLSKTGLLRAPIQHIDIKALDVRPLVEAMGHMAFQARNLSRAAGLYDAMLRDEKCGVILCLAGSLFSAGLKQVVVDMVRHRMVDAIVSTGALIVDQDFFEALGFRHYKGRADADDNALRELHIDRIYDTYIDEDELRECDATIARIAAELEPRPYSSREFIGEMGRYLVKHGRTRDSVVLAAHEVGVPIFVPAFSDCSAGFGLVHHQWHRAGRPQVSIDSARDFLELTKCRLRMEDSGLFMVGGGVPKNFAQDIVVAADFVEQPVAMHKYAVQLTVADERDGALSGSTLREASSWGKVSTVHEQMVYGEATVTMPLVVGAAFHGRGWERRPERRLVDACG
- a CDS encoding C45 family autoproteolytic acyltransferase/hydolase, which codes for MSHLRLMWKRSRLLWPTLAACAAAPAWAAPAPIAVPNAGFETAAATGLPQGWTASGQGKVSARGDAKAEGSRSLVIENPQGGAETTVVSEPVKLQVGRLYRLSAWVRTKGVQADAQARYPTALGACLSMQSFPFTNCSPPQGADQSGRVQVLFFATTSNDRVRAHLGHNGKATGTAWFDDVKLEEVDDVTAYVPMESVRWAGKGFRYDDGGWVYVHIEGEPYERGRQYGELVSQEIVRYIEKLGIQKDKTDAAKGWAQVRLLADSLFLRRFEPEYLEEMKGIADGANVGGAKFKGPDGKERDLDVLDVVAINSAVDLGQLEDANRVTASPLSGRTFLKGEDENGRAGEGDHCSSFVATKSATKDGRVVMGQIFMWNGYTGVHWDVVLDVQPTKGHRFVMQTFPGGIHSGSDWMLNDAGIVIGETTVGQTPFNIDGTPQSNRIRKAVQYANSIDDVERILKDRNNGLYTNDWTLADTKTDEGACLLLGTAKTRLWRTGSKGKASDTPGNLKDFIWANNNNRDPEVRKESVPNASNAPVDLAFNTWNRDIAFQEYYAKYGKGGFDVDSATRMMASSPINRPHACDGKVTTSEMAEKLMFLAHYGKTTLREKMVGSRWIPDLPGATPHLSLGYTAFSPVYVADQLKAAKAKQKPEPKADAKPKRDFARVKDALSFDEKKLWSNTVFPATDADNWFGSGSAAYWTQLKDLPEGDDLSKAFDTQRDALAELNARYLYVTAREGDVVPNAARTDYGRYGQYAVPRIKGTYLLHQLRLTLGNAKFAKVMGAVHGKFANKKLSTQDFIRTASEAAGQDVGPLVKQWVERGGLPAPRLTTRAQKAKEGYEVTLKVDQSGTPWRFATLVEVQTEKGSVLERVEVKGGSDTFTVKVADRPVRVVFNVGNDIPVARERYQTLANTLDDWEKLLFVYGSAHQVESMRTLATNYREQLADASPEKLAPLKPDAEVTDAELADRDLVVFGGLEDNGLLARLAAEKKLPVELGRRYFRWQGKTYGRADDGLAMALPNPWNPKRTLYLFVANSGLELWHMTRSFQRGLQSWALFRAGEVSGKGFHAADGFTQELSVDLPAPKLGMLTP
- a CDS encoding GMC oxidoreductase, encoding MSAASSTPNFQHGFPTPGPQSPTGQRVMDHVFFLSNEGWKEAREEKKYDLVIVGTGFCGLAVAHRALEQNPHCRILMLERGPFFLPEHFQNLPLPFVGTLGGMSETFPWTLAASTASGADGTVTWQHGMVPFFGGRSTLWSAWCPRPKGQELQGWPGRTIAAAEENFARAEALLQVHPADKVDAHRSPEELRIIQQQRPVYGALQLTVQNLLAQGYGQVPTIYRTEPAPLASGDPDTNGIDFQKYSTPGALLELVMNQRQLALENKGAPLDVATECIVESIVQQEGTATALMTSRGVLPLNDAKLILAMGTLPPTTLVRNSFPQLRRVGERFSAHFITSLVARVPRADLDPKGEFGSLELGACYVAGKAQDWSQQFHIQLSALSDRAPEHNAGTALRYMPDVVATASMAQLQSSNEYVVFVCAVLGELDYRNPNTWFRANGADANPTTNSLLRVTVNESDQHTWNAMDQSTFEVLERVLSPKGPDRVQYWHGSPDVGTWTSQRPDVKERRVDALVHESSTLHIGEDDSAPVNLDYLLRGTKNVYVTGGALWPQGGSWNPTMTMVALAMDLAARLVPKHHGPAQMP
- a CDS encoding TetR/AcrR family transcriptional regulator, with the translated sequence MKEATADAILSAAAGVFARDGLHAAKMESIAEQAGVSVGTLYNHFTDRAALLDALRAKRRQVMLERLDAAQAPVAARPAREQLRAFVTAVFAHAAEQDAFVRALVQLPEDPARKSRMMAELQRRLNAIIDRGIQAGDIRAEGRAFYPALLMGMVRGALDRLREDDAASLPAAAWAEEILRVFLKGIEVD
- a CDS encoding DHA2 family efflux MFS transporter permease subunit gives rise to the protein MATSVATPEVLAQAAPKAPVNKWLVTLSVTFGTLMGAIDSSIVNVALPQIRGAVGATVQEITWATTGFVIATVMVMPLTGFLGRMFGQKRVYLSCLVLFVAGSFLCGLAWNLPTLVLFRFLQGLGAGALQPTEQAILRQTFPPKEQGTAMAIFGMAVMVGPAIGPTLGGYIVDNWHWSWIFFINVPVGILGFFMVARFVQEDEQLRATARREAEQQRKHMDWSGITLLCMGLATLQYFLEEGQADDWFESPVIVICALLSATCLIAFVIRELTAVAPAVNLRLFKDPVFASGTLLGALVFAVLMASMFLLPVFMQELLGFTATQSGFSLMPRTLVMMLMMPIVGRLYGKVPARVLVGIGIVFAGFGAYEMSHFSLATGSSNIIAAIALQGVGFSMMFVPLSATALGSIPRERMADATGLNSLLRQIGGSVGLAIFTTLLSRYTVLSKASIASHLNPERWEVASRMAATQKGLMQHGLDAASASMASLQMMVGNVSRQAMVLAFDKLFVLAALMFVVVLPLIYFLKDPPSVGGSHEKPHIDVEI
- a CDS encoding HlyD family secretion protein; this translates as MATTTTAPQLVPEGAPAPAAAAQAKRGKRGFLILGIVVAAILLAIGGFKVVTAGQESTDDAQVEADVVPLAARVSGPVVKVVVKDNATVHQGDVLLQIDPRPYEARVKQAEAELESARAQAVAADAQATVAEAGAKGGLSSAKALVSTSTSAVSSAQAQVAAARAAVTRAEAQARKATLDLERAQSLRKQNVVAQSALDDAQTANETAQAALEGARAQLALAEEGRRTAESKVAEAKGQLDVSAPIDEKIAAAQASASLAHARVKGAEAALEQAKLQLEDTRIIAPADGQVSKLSVHAGQLLTPGQAVAELVPNTTYVVANFKETQVGHMQPGQRVEVELDAFSGEKLEGKVESLSGGTGARFSLLPPDNASGNFVKVVQRVPVRITWVHPPEGLALRAGLSADVTVHTK